Proteins found in one Arachis stenosperma cultivar V10309 chromosome 8, arast.V10309.gnm1.PFL2, whole genome shotgun sequence genomic segment:
- the LOC130946713 gene encoding uncharacterized protein LOC130946713: METAPQKSQAKLTRTQSSLLRSSPTIRSSIQSLSSVNEEDLLLQEHHHDDDDEDEKKKSTKPRAGGPGLGRRRLSTQALAVASVGFLAACSVFLYVFYFFFYEIPTSENVLVALIFIAVVLYLVSKNKRLINRSVSGLKQSWEESVKRLGLSKSQEGCSKPVQWFIGETGKRGKESIKNSKKKKKIVREGVEFYSNGDFYEGEFHMGKCNGSGVYNYFVNGRYEGDWVDGRYDGYGIESWTRGSRYRGKYRQGLRHGYGVYRFYTGDSYAGEWCNGQSHGVGVQTCADGSCYIGQFNYGVKHGLGCYHFRNGDRYAGEYFGDKIHGFGVYYFANGHCYEGAWHEGRRQGIGTYTFRNADRRCGEWDAGSLKHPLPPHSHAVLRALQAARKTADSAINLRRVDDEVNKAVIAANRAATAARVAAVKAVQNRMDGQFCDTDV, from the exons atggaaacgGCGCCGCAGAAGAGCCAGGCGAAGCTCACCCGAACCCAATCGTCGCTCCTCCGATCTTCCCCCACCATCCGATCCTCCATCCAGAGCCTCTCGTCCGTGAACGAAGAAGACCTCCTCCTCCAAGAACACCACCACGACGACGACGACGAAGacgagaagaagaagagcacGAAGCCCAGGGCGGGCGGGCCTGGGCTAGGGCGACGGCGACTTTCCACCCAGGCCCTGGCGGTTGCCTCCGTGGGGTTCCTGGCGGCGTGCTCGGTGTTCCTGTACGtgttctacttcttcttctaCGAGATCCCAACCTCGGAGAACGTGCTTGTAGCTCTGATCTTCATCGCGGTGGTGCTGTACTTGGTGTCGAAGAACAAGAGGCTGATAAACCGTTCCGTTTCAGGTCTGAAGCAGTCGTGGGAGGAGAGCGTGAAGCGGTTAGGGTTGTCGAAATCCCAGGAAGGTTGTTCGAAACCGGTTCAGTGGTTCATAGGGGAAACAGGGAAGAGAGGAAAAGAGAGCATCAAGaacagcaagaagaagaagaagatagttcGGGAAGGGGTAGAGTTCTACAGCAATGGGGATTTCTACGAGGGGGAGTTTCACATGGGGAAGTGCAACGGCAGTGGGGTTTATAACTACTTCGTGAACGGCAGGTATGAGGGCGACTGGGTGGATGGCCGTTACGACGGTTACGGGATTGAAAGCTGGACGCGTGGGAGCCGTTACAGGGGCAAGTATAGACAAGGCTTGAGGCATGGCTATGGTGTGTACAGATTCTACACCGGCGATTCTTATGCCGGAGAGTGGTGTAACGGTCAGAGCCATGGTGTTGGTGTTCAGACTTGTGCTGATGGCAGCTGTTACATTGGCCAATTCAACTATGGCGTCAAGCATGGACTCGGTTGTTACCATTTTAG AAATGGGGATAGGTATGCAGGGGAGTATTTTGGAGACAAAATCCATGGATTTGGTGTGTACTACTTTGCCAATGGACACTGCTATGAAGGAGCATGGCATGAGGGACGCAGGCAAGGTATCGGAACTTACACCTTTCGAAATGCCGACCGGAGATGCGGTGAATGGGATGCTGGCAGCCTCAAGCACCCTCTGCCACCACACTCTCATGCCGTCCTTCGAGCACTTCAG GCTGCAAGGAAAACGGCCGATAGCGCGATTAACCTTAGGCGCGTCGACGATGAGGTGAACAAAGCAGTCATAGCTGCTAACAGGGCTGCCACTGCGGCTAGAGTAGCCGCCGTGAAAGCTGTTCAGAACAGAATGGATGGACAATTTTGCGATACTGATGTCTAA
- the LOC130944571 gene encoding uncharacterized protein LOC130944571, translating to MQVHCTCTHPPMRFAPSSSFSKFIGFSKHFHTLIAPSSPKLSPFVLAATMSTDTLPTQNHTTATTTTQRPLQVAKRLEKFKTTIFTQMSSLAIKHGAINLGQGFPNFDGPDFVKEAAIQAIRDGKNQYARGHGIQDLNLAIAERFKKDSGLVVDPEKEVTVTCGCTEAIAATILGLINPGDEVIVFAPFYDSYEATLSMAGANIKCITLRPPEFAVPIEELKSAVSKNTRAIMINTPHNPTGKMFTREELDSIASLCIENDVLVFSDEVYDKLAFDMEHISPASLPGMFERTVTMNSLGKTFSLTGWKIGWAIAPPHLTWGVRQAHSFLTFANSTPMQWATAEALRAPESYYVELKRDYMEKRAILVEGLESVGFKVFPSRGTYFVVVDHTPFGLENDVAFCEYLIKEVGVVAIPVSAFCLDPEDGKNLVRFTFCKDEGTLKAAVKRMKEKLRK from the exons ATGCAGGTTCATTGTACCTGCACTCACCCACCCATGAGATTTGcgccttcttcttctttttccaaaTTCATTGGCTTTTCAAAGCATTTCCACACTCTTATTGCTCCTTCTTCCCCAAAGTTATCGCCTTTCGTTCTTGCTGCCACCATGTCCACCGACACTCTTCCCACTCAGAATCACACCaccgccaccaccaccacccaACGTCCTTTGCAG GTTGCAAAGCGCTTAGAGAAGTTCAAAACAACAATCTTCACCCAAATGAGTAGTCTTGCAATCAAACATGGAGCCATAAATCTTGGTCAAGGATTTCCCAACTTTGATGGTCCAGATTTTGTGAAGGAAGCAGCGATTCAGGCAATCAGGGATGGCAAAAATCAGTATGCCCGTGGCCATGGAATTCAGGACCTGAACCTTGCCATTGCCGAGAGATTTAAGAAAGATAGTGGACTTGTGGTGGACCCTGAAAAGGAAGTTACAGTTACATGTGGGTGCACTGAAGCAATTGCTGCAACTATATTAGGATTGATAAACCCTGGCGATGAGGTTATTGTGTTTGCTCCCTTTTATGATTCTTATGAAGCTACTTTATCCATGGCTGGTGCAAATATAAAATGCATCACTTTGCGCCCTCCGGAATTTGCTGTCCCAATCGAAGAATTGAAGTCAGCTGTGTCGAAGAATACTCGTGCCATTATGATAAATACTCCTCACAATCCTACCGGAAAGATGTTCACCCGAGAGGAACTCGATTCCATTGCATCTCTTTGCATTGAGAAtgatgttcttgtttttagtgATGAAGTCTATGATAAGTTGGCATTCGATATGGAGCATATTTCACCCGCTTCGTTACCTGGCATGTTTGAGAGGACAGTGACAATGAACTCCTTGGGGAAGACATTCTCCTTAACAGGATGGAAGATCGGGTGGGCCATAGCACCCCCGCACTTAACATGGGGAGTGCGACAGGCACACTCTTTCCTCACTTTCGCAAACTCCACTCCTATGCAGTGGGCAACAGCAGAAGCTCTTAGAGCACCAGAGTCTTACTATGTGGAGCTAAAGAGAGATTACATGGAAAAGAGAGCTATTTTGGTGGAAGGATTGGAATCTGTTGGCTTCAAGGTATTTCCATCAAGAGGAACCTATTTTGTGGTTGTGGATCACACGCCTTTCGGACTGGAAAACGATGTAGCATTTTGTGAGTATCTAATTAAGGAGGTTGGGGTGGTGGCGATTCCTGTCAGCGCATTTTGCTTGGATCCAGAAGACGGAAAGAATCTTGTCAGGTTTACTTTCTGCAAGGATGAGGGAACACTGAAGGCTGCAGTTAAGAGGATGAAGGAGAAGCTTAGAAAATGA